One Cellulomonas sp. NS3 genomic region harbors:
- a CDS encoding VOC family protein, translating into MIGRVDEVVIDCADPGLLGRFWADVLGGEHRVRDDDWHTLRSPGSPDLAFQRVPEGKTVKNRLHLDVLVEDIEVGTAQAEALGAVRQGDVHHDVAGSFQVLLDPEGNEWCVVRSNA; encoded by the coding sequence ATGATCGGACGCGTCGACGAGGTCGTCATCGACTGTGCGGACCCGGGCCTGCTCGGGCGGTTCTGGGCGGACGTGCTGGGCGGTGAGCACCGCGTGCGCGACGACGACTGGCACACGCTGCGCTCCCCCGGCTCGCCCGACCTCGCGTTCCAGCGCGTCCCCGAGGGCAAGACGGTCAAGAACCGCCTGCACCTCGACGTGCTGGTCGAGGACATCGAGGTCGGGACCGCGCAGGCCGAGGCGCTCGGTGCGGTGCGGCAGGGCGACGTGCACCACGACGTCGCGGGCTCGTTCCAGGTGCTGCTGGACCCCGAGGGCAACGAGTGGTGCGTGGTCCGCTCGAACGCGTGA
- a CDS encoding GH36-type glycosyl hydrolase domain-containing protein, whose protein sequence is MRYGHFDDESREYVITTPHTPYPWINYLGSEQFFSLLSHQSGGYSFYRDAKMRRLTRYRYNNIPTDAGGRYFYVNDGGDVWTPSWMPVKAELDHFEARHGLGYSTITGERNGLSVQTLFFVPMGENAEVQKVTLTNTSDAAKTVTLFSFVEFCLWNAQDDQTNYQRNLSIGEVEVEADGPTGTAIYHKTEYRERRDHYAVYGVNARATGFDTDRDTFVGAYNGLGEAAVPFAGKSENSVASGWYPIGSHSLEVTLEPGASTSYTFVLGYLENPQDEKWADDDLQVVNKTGAHELLARFATEEQTDAAFEALRAHWTTLLSGYSVSSTDEKLDRMVNVWNQYQCMVTFNMSRSASYFETGIGRGMGFRDSNQDLLGFVHLIPERARERILDIAATQFSDGSAYHQYQPLTKRGNNDIGSGFNDDPLWLIAGVAAYIKESGDFSILDEQVPFDNDESLAEPLFEHLTRSFRFTVDNRGPHGLPLIGRADWNDCLNLNCFSTEPGESFQTTENQAGGVAESVFIAAQFVLYGAEYAELAERRGLTDVAAEARAAVEEMRAAVLSHGWDGDWFLRAYDFYGNKIGTDEKPEGKIWIEPQGFAVMAGIGVEGTDPTTPEAKGSPAIKALNAVNEHLATDHGMVLQHPAYTSYQIELGEVSTYPPGYKENGGIFCHNNPWVIIGETVVGRGAQAFDYYKRITPAYREEISDVHKLEPYVYAQMIAGKEAVRHGEAKNSWLTGTAAWNFVAVSQYLLGVRPGYDGLVVDPQIGPEVPEFTVTRTARGATYEIHVTNSGTPGARGTLVVDGTPVDGNTVPYAPAGSTVRVEVTV, encoded by the coding sequence ATGCGTTACGGCCACTTCGACGACGAGTCCCGTGAGTACGTCATCACGACCCCCCACACGCCTTACCCGTGGATCAACTACCTCGGGTCGGAGCAGTTCTTCTCGCTCCTGTCGCACCAGTCGGGCGGGTACTCGTTCTACCGCGACGCCAAGATGCGGCGCCTGACGCGCTACCGCTACAACAACATCCCCACGGACGCCGGCGGCCGCTACTTCTACGTCAACGACGGCGGCGACGTCTGGACCCCGTCGTGGATGCCGGTCAAGGCCGAGCTCGACCACTTCGAGGCCCGTCACGGCCTGGGCTACTCCACCATCACGGGCGAGCGCAACGGCCTGTCGGTGCAGACGCTGTTCTTCGTGCCGATGGGCGAGAACGCCGAGGTCCAGAAGGTCACGTTGACCAACACCTCGGACGCCGCCAAGACCGTCACGCTCTTCTCGTTCGTCGAGTTCTGCCTGTGGAACGCCCAGGACGACCAGACGAACTACCAGCGCAACCTGTCGATCGGCGAGGTCGAGGTCGAGGCCGACGGCCCGACGGGCACCGCGATCTACCACAAGACCGAGTACCGCGAGCGCCGCGACCACTACGCCGTCTACGGCGTCAACGCCCGCGCCACGGGCTTCGACACGGACCGCGACACGTTCGTCGGCGCCTACAACGGGCTCGGCGAGGCGGCCGTGCCGTTCGCCGGGAAGTCGGAGAACTCGGTGGCCTCGGGCTGGTACCCGATCGGGTCGCACTCGCTCGAGGTCACGCTGGAGCCGGGCGCGTCGACGTCGTACACGTTCGTGCTCGGGTACCTCGAGAACCCGCAGGACGAGAAGTGGGCGGACGACGACCTGCAGGTCGTCAACAAGACGGGCGCCCACGAGCTGCTCGCGCGCTTCGCGACCGAGGAGCAGACGGACGCCGCGTTCGAGGCGCTCCGCGCGCACTGGACGACGCTGCTGTCCGGCTACTCGGTGTCCAGCACCGACGAGAAGCTCGACCGCATGGTCAACGTGTGGAACCAGTACCAGTGCATGGTCACGTTCAACATGTCGCGCTCGGCGTCGTACTTCGAGACCGGGATCGGCCGCGGGATGGGCTTCCGCGACTCCAACCAGGACCTCCTCGGGTTCGTGCACCTCATCCCCGAGCGCGCCCGCGAGCGCATCCTCGACATCGCCGCGACGCAGTTCTCCGACGGGTCGGCGTACCACCAGTACCAGCCGCTCACGAAGCGCGGGAACAACGACATCGGCTCGGGCTTCAACGACGACCCGCTGTGGCTCATCGCCGGCGTGGCCGCGTACATCAAGGAGTCGGGCGACTTCTCGATCCTCGACGAGCAGGTCCCGTTCGACAACGACGAGTCGCTCGCCGAGCCGCTGTTCGAGCACCTGACGCGCTCGTTCCGGTTCACGGTCGACAACCGCGGCCCGCACGGCCTGCCGCTCATCGGGCGCGCCGACTGGAACGACTGCCTCAACCTGAACTGCTTCTCGACCGAGCCCGGCGAGTCGTTCCAGACGACCGAGAACCAGGCCGGCGGCGTCGCGGAGTCCGTGTTCATCGCCGCCCAGTTCGTCCTCTACGGCGCCGAGTACGCCGAGCTCGCGGAGCGTCGGGGCCTGACCGACGTCGCCGCCGAGGCGCGTGCCGCGGTCGAGGAGATGCGGGCCGCGGTCCTGTCCCACGGCTGGGACGGCGACTGGTTCCTGCGGGCCTACGACTTCTACGGGAACAAGATCGGCACCGACGAGAAGCCCGAGGGCAAGATCTGGATCGAGCCGCAGGGCTTCGCCGTCATGGCGGGCATCGGCGTCGAGGGCACGGACCCGACCACGCCCGAGGCCAAGGGCAGCCCCGCCATCAAGGCGCTCAACGCGGTCAACGAGCACCTCGCGACCGACCACGGCATGGTCCTCCAGCACCCCGCGTACACGAGCTACCAGATCGAGCTCGGCGAGGTCTCCACGTACCCGCCCGGGTACAAGGAGAACGGCGGGATCTTCTGCCACAACAACCCGTGGGTCATCATCGGCGAGACGGTCGTGGGTCGCGGCGCGCAGGCGTTCGACTACTACAAGCGGATCACGCCGGCGTACCGCGAGGAGATCTCGGACGTCCACAAGCTCGAGCCGTACGTGTACGCGCAGATGATCGCGGGCAAGGAGGCCGTGCGGCACGGCGAGGCCAAGAACTCCTGGCTCACCGGGACCGCCGCGTGGAACTTCGTCGCCGTGAGCCAGTACCTGCTCGGGGTCCGCCCCGGGTACGACGGGCTCGTCGTCGACCCGCAGATCGGCCCCGAGGTCCCGGAGTTCACCGTGACCCGGACGGCGCGCGGCGCGACGTACGAGATCCACGTGACGAACTCCGGCACCCCCGGCGCTCGCGGCACGCTGGTCGTGGACGGCACGCCCGTCGACGGCAACACGGTCCCCTACGCCCCGGCCGGGTCCACCGTCCGGGTCGAGGTCACCGTCTGA
- a CDS encoding nucleotidyltransferase domain-containing protein, with amino-acid sequence MRQLPDTFAPDAVARVDALLDDLVERHGVAIPLAIESGSRAWGFPSPDSDYDCRFVYVRRDEDYLSPWDVRDVLESAPDGVLDVNGWDLRKAVQLLVRGNATVPEWAGSPLVYRGDEVFRRDLLALADRVADRARVATHYAHLGQTQWARFLTADGRMPLKKLFYALRPALAVLWLREHPTSAVPPMRLQDLVAQVPLGAPVVRAVEDLVALKATTRELGVGAVPAPIRTLVERELRHEEWMSVRRSPTAVAAAREDAAEFFRDAVRTYGSRRTGTAGASADGAAVGAA; translated from the coding sequence GTGCGCCAGCTCCCCGACACCTTCGCCCCCGACGCCGTCGCGCGCGTCGACGCGCTGCTCGACGACCTCGTCGAGCGGCACGGCGTCGCGATCCCGCTCGCGATCGAGAGCGGAAGCCGCGCCTGGGGCTTCCCGTCGCCCGACAGCGACTACGACTGCCGGTTCGTCTACGTCCGCCGTGACGAGGACTACCTCAGCCCGTGGGACGTGCGCGACGTGCTGGAGTCGGCGCCCGACGGCGTGCTCGACGTCAACGGGTGGGACCTGCGCAAGGCCGTGCAGCTGCTCGTGCGCGGCAACGCGACCGTGCCGGAGTGGGCGGGCTCGCCGCTGGTCTACCGCGGCGACGAGGTGTTCCGCCGCGACCTGCTCGCCCTCGCCGACCGCGTCGCGGACCGGGCGCGCGTCGCGACGCACTACGCGCACCTCGGGCAGACGCAGTGGGCGCGGTTCCTGACCGCCGACGGGCGGATGCCGCTGAAGAAGCTGTTCTACGCGCTGCGTCCCGCGCTCGCGGTGCTCTGGCTGCGCGAGCACCCGACGTCCGCCGTGCCGCCGATGCGCCTGCAGGACCTCGTCGCGCAGGTGCCGCTCGGGGCGCCGGTCGTGCGCGCCGTCGAGGACCTCGTCGCGCTCAAGGCGACGACGCGCGAGCTCGGCGTCGGGGCGGTCCCGGCGCCGATCCGCACGCTCGTCGAGCGCGAGCTCCGGCACGAGGAGTGGATGTCGGTGCGGCGCTCGCCGACGGCCGTCGCGGCCGCCCGCGAGGACGCCGCGGAGTTCTTCCGGGACGCCGTGCGGACGTACGGGTCACGGCGGACCGGCACGGCCGGAGCGTCCGCCGACGGGGCGGCGGTCGGCGCGGCGTGA
- a CDS encoding phytase, producing the protein MRLPLVALTAAALVLTSATTAPAAPDASGTRPPGPGSDEPRVVRATTETPALFDDEAGGEADADDPAIWVDPRDAASSLVIATAKTGGLRVYDLAGRELQSVAAPPAPGPDAAPGRFNNVDVVLGVKLDGRRVDVAVVTDRGRDRLRFYAIDPKAVAAGRAPLRDVTAADVPLLFSADEAEVDEQATGYGLATYSDDGRHYAVVSRRSTSDLGLVQLHSSRGRLGYAVEDTLTLPSTFTLPDATSWSPCVEPGEGPQVEGMVVDTAARVLYAAQEDVGLWALRLDVDREEFRTGPRDQRLVETVAEYGVPATFDAATEECVVGDEDPGFGGRIRADVEGVTLYPTGRRDGYLLVSSQGDNRFYAYDRRTTDPVGSFVVGDGPTVDGAEHSDGAAAVSTPLPGYPQGLLVVHDGENGPDEVGADGEVRPNANFKYVDWRALGLPGR; encoded by the coding sequence ATGCGCCTCCCCCTCGTGGCCCTCACCGCGGCCGCCCTCGTCCTCACGTCCGCCACGACGGCACCCGCCGCCCCCGACGCGAGCGGCACCCGCCCGCCGGGCCCGGGGTCCGACGAGCCGCGCGTCGTCCGGGCGACCACGGAGACCCCCGCGCTGTTCGACGACGAGGCGGGCGGCGAGGCCGACGCCGACGACCCGGCGATCTGGGTCGACCCGCGCGACGCGGCGTCGAGCCTCGTGATCGCGACCGCCAAGACCGGCGGCCTGCGCGTCTACGACCTCGCCGGCCGCGAGCTCCAGTCGGTCGCAGCGCCGCCCGCGCCGGGACCCGACGCCGCGCCGGGGCGCTTCAACAACGTCGACGTCGTGCTCGGCGTGAAGCTCGACGGCCGCAGGGTCGACGTCGCGGTCGTCACCGACCGGGGCCGCGACCGCCTCCGGTTCTACGCGATCGACCCGAAGGCGGTCGCCGCCGGCCGGGCGCCGCTGCGCGACGTCACCGCGGCCGACGTGCCGCTGCTGTTCTCCGCCGACGAGGCCGAGGTCGACGAGCAGGCGACCGGCTACGGCCTCGCGACGTACTCCGACGACGGCCGCCACTACGCCGTCGTGAGCCGGCGCAGCACGAGCGACCTCGGGCTCGTCCAGCTCCACTCCTCGCGCGGGCGGCTGGGCTACGCGGTCGAGGACACGCTCACGCTGCCGTCGACGTTCACGCTGCCCGACGCGACGTCGTGGAGCCCGTGCGTCGAGCCCGGCGAGGGTCCGCAGGTCGAGGGCATGGTCGTCGACACCGCCGCCCGCGTCCTGTACGCCGCGCAGGAGGACGTCGGGCTGTGGGCCCTGCGGCTCGACGTGGACCGCGAGGAGTTCCGCACCGGGCCGCGCGACCAGCGGCTCGTCGAGACGGTCGCGGAGTACGGCGTGCCGGCGACGTTCGACGCCGCGACCGAGGAGTGCGTCGTCGGTGACGAGGACCCCGGCTTCGGGGGCCGGATCCGTGCGGACGTCGAGGGCGTGACGCTCTACCCGACGGGCCGGCGCGACGGGTACCTGCTCGTCTCGAGCCAGGGCGACAACCGGTTCTACGCGTACGACCGCCGCACGACCGACCCCGTGGGCAGCTTCGTCGTCGGGGACGGCCCGACGGTCGACGGTGCCGAGCACTCCGACGGCGCCGCCGCGGTGAGCACCCCGCTGCCCGGGTACCCGCAGGGCCTGCTCGTGGTGCACGACGGCGAGAACGGTCCCGACGAGGTCGGCGCCGACGGCGAGGTCCGCCCGAACGCGAACTTCAAGTACGTCGACTGGCGCGCGCTGGGGCTCCCCGGCCGCTGA
- a CDS encoding aminoglycoside phosphotransferase family protein has product MTPDTGAGVRTRTSAEQDDDGPTVPLPDRRLVDVDVVRRLVARQLPQWADLPVRPVETGGWDNQTFRLGDRMTVRLPTAAEYARAVEKEHRWLPVLAPQLPLPVPVPLALGRPGEGFRFPWSVYGWIEGERAGRDTVQDLTTFAEDLAGFLVALRGVDAADGPAPGLHSWFRGGPLLTYDEQTRDMIEVLGDLVPGDLATQVWETALRATWDGPPVWFHGDVAVGNLLVRDGVLSAVIDFGTCGVGDPACDLAIAWTLFSGESRDVYRERLGVDPGTWARGRGWALWKALLVYAGELGTDAAAAAVTRAVIDEILDEVTASG; this is encoded by the coding sequence GTGACCCCCGACACCGGCGCCGGCGTGCGCACCCGGACCAGCGCCGAGCAGGACGACGACGGGCCGACGGTCCCCCTGCCGGACCGCCGGCTCGTCGACGTGGACGTCGTGCGGCGGCTCGTCGCCCGGCAGCTCCCGCAGTGGGCCGACCTGCCCGTGCGGCCCGTCGAGACCGGCGGCTGGGACAACCAGACCTTCCGCCTCGGCGACCGCATGACCGTCCGGCTGCCGACCGCCGCCGAGTACGCGCGCGCCGTCGAGAAGGAGCACCGGTGGCTCCCGGTGCTCGCGCCGCAGCTCCCGCTGCCGGTCCCCGTACCGCTGGCCCTGGGCCGGCCCGGCGAGGGGTTCCGCTTCCCGTGGTCGGTGTACGGGTGGATCGAGGGTGAGCGCGCCGGCCGCGACACGGTGCAGGACCTGACCACGTTCGCCGAGGACCTGGCCGGCTTCCTCGTCGCCCTGCGCGGGGTCGACGCCGCGGACGGGCCGGCGCCGGGGCTGCACAGCTGGTTCCGCGGCGGCCCGCTGCTGACGTACGACGAGCAGACCCGGGACATGATCGAGGTGCTCGGCGACCTCGTCCCGGGCGACCTCGCGACGCAGGTGTGGGAGACGGCGCTGCGCGCGACGTGGGACGGCCCGCCGGTGTGGTTCCACGGGGACGTCGCGGTCGGCAACCTGCTCGTGCGCGACGGGGTGCTGTCGGCCGTCATCGACTTCGGCACGTGCGGCGTCGGGGACCCCGCGTGCGACCTGGCGATCGCGTGGACGCTGTTCTCCGGCGAGAGCCGCGACGTGTACCGGGAGCGGCTCGGCGTGGACCCCGGCACGTGGGCCCGGGGGCGCGGGTGGGCGCTGTGGAAGGCGCTGCTCGTCTACGCCGGCGAGCTCGGGACCGACGCCGCCGCGGCGGCGGTGACCCGTGCGGTGATCGACGAGATCCTCGACGAGGTCACCGCGTCCGGCTGA
- a CDS encoding VOC family protein, with amino-acid sequence MGVRQMHHVGVVVRDLDAATAFFVGLGLEAGGKGVVEGGWVDRVVGLEGVRSEMVMLSTPDGHNRLELSRYLAPEDPEPPQAAPSHRHGLRHVAFLVDDLDAALGHVRDHGFTLVGDVQRYEDVYRLCYVRGPEGIIVELAEELGG; translated from the coding sequence ATGGGAGTACGGCAGATGCACCACGTCGGGGTCGTCGTGCGGGACCTCGACGCGGCGACCGCGTTCTTCGTCGGGCTCGGGCTCGAGGCCGGCGGGAAGGGCGTCGTCGAGGGCGGGTGGGTCGACCGGGTCGTCGGCCTCGAGGGCGTGCGCTCCGAGATGGTCATGCTCAGCACGCCCGATGGCCACAACCGGCTCGAGCTCTCGCGGTACCTCGCACCCGAGGACCCGGAGCCCCCGCAGGCGGCCCCGTCGCACCGGCACGGGCTCCGGCACGTCGCGTTCCTGGTCGACGACCTCGACGCGGCGCTCGGCCACGTCCGTGACCACGGCTTCACGCTGGTCGGCGACGTGCAGCGCTACGAGGACGTCTACCGGCTCTGCTACGTGCGCGGGCCCGAGGGGATCATCGTCGAGCTCGCGGAGGAGCTCGGCGGCTGA
- the dcd gene encoding dCTP deaminase: MLLSDRDIRAELDSGRVVLDPYEPAMIQPSSIDVRLDRFFRLFDNHKYPVIDPSADQPDLTRLVEVEGSEPFVLHPGEFVLGSTYEAVTLPDDVAARLEGKSSLGRLGLLTHSTAGFIDPGFSGHVTLELSNVATLPILLWPGMKIGQLCFFRLSSASEFPYGSERYGSRYQGQRGPTASRSWQSFHRTDV, translated from the coding sequence GTGCTGCTCTCCGATCGTGACATCCGCGCCGAGCTCGACTCCGGGCGGGTCGTGCTCGACCCGTACGAGCCCGCGATGATCCAGCCGTCGAGCATCGACGTGCGGCTCGACCGGTTCTTCCGGCTCTTCGACAACCACAAGTACCCGGTCATCGACCCCTCGGCCGACCAGCCGGACCTCACGCGCCTCGTCGAGGTCGAGGGCTCCGAGCCGTTCGTGCTGCACCCCGGGGAGTTCGTGCTCGGCTCGACGTACGAGGCCGTCACGCTGCCCGACGACGTCGCGGCCCGCCTCGAGGGCAAGTCCTCGCTCGGCCGGCTCGGTCTGCTCACGCACTCGACCGCCGGGTTCATCGACCCGGGCTTCTCCGGCCACGTGACGCTCGAGCTCTCGAACGTCGCGACCCTGCCGATCCTGCTGTGGCCCGGCATGAAGATCGGCCAGCTGTGCTTCTTCCGGCTGTCCTCCGCGTCGGAGTTCCCGTACGGCTCCGAGCGCTACGGCTCGCGCTACCAGGGCCAGCGGGGCCCGACGGCGTCGCGGTCCTGGCAGAGCTTCCACCGCACGGACGTCTGA
- a CDS encoding peptidoglycan-binding domain-containing protein: MSAPRARRLVAAGVIATVLTAGSVGAAAATPVEGPVETGVEAPAGPEAPVEELPSVDAPAEGDAPVEGGSPAEGTPEVQAPVESETPAEGETPVEGEAPVEGEAPVEGEAPVEGPIDGETPVEGENPEGVEVVPPTVKDETLTFTAGETFRVDLSELVTLGTGALESIDVWGNAGDVQVGFDPETHILTLSAWEGGTGTLEYVAHARTEGANGQVERSNTGTLTIVAVDAPKPAISWAATPAASTTSTTARFTVNVDAGDYALGYVVDLHPEAQSASPVMVEGNTFELTGLSVGRHTIRVVVERGAGWSALDYAWDVVAPGAPAAPVAAPVLTVDAIPASVVRAGLRRGAVGESVAIIQRVVGVEADGRFGAATRAAVIAFQRAHGLVADGIVGPLTWAAIVEAANGGTAAAPVTATSIPAAQIARGISRGAVGSSVSVIQRIVGANPDGRFGPRTQAAVRAWQRSHGLVADGIVGRLTWAAMVAR, encoded by the coding sequence ATGTCTGCTCCCCGGGCGCGGCGCCTCGTCGCCGCCGGAGTCATCGCCACCGTCCTGACCGCGGGGAGCGTCGGCGCCGCCGCCGCGACGCCCGTCGAGGGTCCCGTCGAGACCGGCGTCGAGGCGCCCGCCGGCCCCGAGGCGCCCGTCGAGGAGCTGCCGTCGGTGGACGCGCCGGCCGAGGGCGACGCCCCCGTCGAGGGCGGGTCCCCGGCCGAGGGGACCCCCGAGGTGCAGGCTCCGGTCGAGAGCGAGACCCCCGCCGAGGGCGAGACGCCGGTCGAGGGCGAGGCTCCGGTCGAGGGCGAGGCCCCGGTCGAGGGTGAGGCCCCGGTCGAGGGCCCGATCGACGGCGAGACCCCCGTCGAGGGGGAGAACCCCGAGGGCGTCGAGGTCGTGCCCCCGACCGTCAAGGACGAGACCCTCACCTTCACCGCCGGCGAGACGTTCCGTGTCGACCTGTCCGAGCTCGTGACCCTGGGCACCGGCGCGCTCGAGTCCATCGACGTGTGGGGCAACGCGGGCGACGTCCAGGTCGGCTTCGACCCCGAGACGCACATCCTGACGCTGTCGGCCTGGGAGGGCGGCACGGGCACCCTCGAGTACGTCGCGCACGCCCGCACCGAGGGCGCGAACGGTCAGGTGGAGCGGTCCAACACGGGCACCCTGACGATCGTCGCGGTCGACGCCCCCAAGCCCGCCATCTCGTGGGCCGCGACGCCGGCGGCGTCGACCACGTCGACCACCGCGCGGTTCACCGTGAACGTCGACGCCGGCGACTACGCGCTCGGCTACGTCGTCGACCTGCACCCCGAGGCCCAGTCGGCGTCGCCCGTCATGGTCGAGGGCAACACGTTCGAGCTCACCGGGCTCTCGGTGGGTCGCCACACGATCCGCGTCGTCGTCGAGCGCGGCGCCGGCTGGAGCGCGCTGGACTACGCCTGGGACGTCGTCGCGCCCGGTGCCCCGGCGGCGCCCGTCGCCGCCCCGGTGCTCACCGTCGACGCCATCCCCGCCTCCGTGGTCCGCGCCGGTCTGCGTCGCGGTGCGGTCGGCGAGTCGGTCGCCATCATCCAGCGCGTCGTCGGCGTCGAGGCGGACGGTCGCTTCGGCGCCGCGACCCGCGCCGCGGTCATCGCGTTCCAGCGGGCCCACGGCCTCGTGGCGGACGGCATCGTCGGCCCGCTCACGTGGGCCGCGATCGTCGAGGCCGCCAACGGCGGGACGGCGGCCGCCCCGGTGACCGCGACCTCGATCCCGGCGGCGCAGATCGCCCGCGGCATCTCGCGCGGTGCGGTCGGCTCGTCCGTCTCGGTGATCCAGCGGATCGTCGGCGCGAACCCGGACGGGCGCTTCGGCCCCCGCACGCAGGCCGCGGTCCGCGCCTGGCAGCGGTCGCACGGCCTGGTCGCCGACGGCATCGTCGGCCGTCTGACCTGGGCGGCGATGGTCGCGCGCTGA
- a CDS encoding epoxide hydrolase family protein, translated as MTTDESIRPFRIDVPQADLDDLHERLARTRWPHELPDVGWTYGVPTDYVRELAEHWRTAYDWREHEARLNAHPQHVTDVDGQTVHFLHVRSPEPDALPLVLVHGWPGSVVEFLDVIGPLSDPRAHGGDPADAFHLVIPSLPGFAFSGPTPAAGKGSTDRYAEVVAELMRRLGYDRYGTQGGDVGSVVGPQVGRIATEHVVGVHVNALMTLPGWDVDSSGWSEGDQARLAALGGWEAHGGYAAIQSTRPQTLAPALTDSPAGLLAWLVDVFATYTNPGIELPDKAVDRDALLTDVSVYWFTGTIGSSARLYRESGSWGAELVSSGVPTAVALFPGDLTLRPIAEQQNHVVRWTELDRGGHFAAMEAPDLLVDDVRAFFRSLR; from the coding sequence ATGACCACCGACGAGAGCATCCGCCCGTTCCGCATCGACGTGCCGCAGGCCGACCTCGATGACCTGCACGAGCGCCTCGCGCGCACCCGCTGGCCCCACGAGCTGCCCGACGTCGGGTGGACGTACGGCGTCCCGACGGACTATGTCCGCGAGCTCGCCGAGCACTGGCGCACCGCCTACGACTGGCGCGAGCACGAGGCCCGGCTCAACGCCCACCCGCAGCACGTGACGGACGTCGACGGGCAGACCGTGCACTTCCTGCACGTGCGGTCGCCCGAGCCCGACGCGCTGCCGCTCGTCCTGGTGCACGGCTGGCCCGGGTCGGTCGTGGAGTTCCTCGACGTGATCGGTCCGCTGAGCGACCCGCGCGCGCACGGCGGCGACCCGGCCGACGCGTTCCACCTCGTGATCCCGTCGCTGCCCGGCTTCGCGTTCTCGGGGCCGACGCCGGCGGCGGGGAAGGGCTCGACGGACCGGTACGCCGAGGTCGTCGCCGAGCTCATGCGCCGGCTCGGCTACGACCGGTACGGCACGCAGGGCGGCGACGTCGGCTCGGTCGTCGGCCCGCAGGTCGGGCGCATCGCGACCGAGCACGTCGTCGGCGTGCACGTGAACGCGCTCATGACGCTGCCCGGCTGGGACGTCGACAGCAGCGGCTGGTCCGAGGGCGACCAGGCGCGGCTCGCGGCGCTCGGCGGCTGGGAGGCGCACGGCGGCTACGCGGCGATCCAGAGCACGCGCCCGCAGACCCTCGCCCCGGCGCTCACCGACTCGCCCGCGGGCCTGCTCGCGTGGCTCGTCGACGTCTTCGCGACGTACACGAACCCCGGCATCGAGCTGCCCGACAAGGCCGTCGACCGCGACGCCCTGCTGACGGACGTGAGCGTGTACTGGTTCACCGGGACGATCGGGTCGTCGGCCCGGCTGTACCGGGAGTCGGGGAGCTGGGGCGCCGAGCTGGTGAGCTCCGGGGTGCCGACCGCGGTCGCGCTGTTCCCGGGCGACCTGACGCTGCGGCCGATCGCCGAGCAGCAGAACCACGTCGTGCGGTGGACCGAGCTCGACCGCGGCGGGCACTTCGCGGCGATGGAGGCGCCGGACCTGCTGGTCGACGACGTGCGGGCGTTCTTCCGCAGCCTGCGCTGA
- a CDS encoding LLM class flavin-dependent oxidoreductase codes for MQCAVSIPNFGVGLSAFGVGDLAASAEVAGWDGFFLWDHLFAFPPGPVDVVDPWIALAVAATRTSRIRLGTAVTPLPRRRPVKVAREVTTLDHLASGRITLGVGIGAMPFEWDHCGEEPDAVVRGDMLDEHLELLTRLWSGEVVRHEGVHYRVSGDDWGGLAHPPPVQRPRVPVWVGGTWPGGRPFRRAARWDGVLPMRVDGRWTVADTADVTAFVGRHRAGDAPFDVAVPGETDPADPAAGDEVRAHAAAGATWWVEAVHPWRFGYEDGGAWPTQAIEARIAAGPPVRR; via the coding sequence GTGCAGTGTGCCGTCAGCATCCCCAACTTCGGTGTCGGGCTGTCCGCCTTCGGCGTCGGCGACCTCGCGGCGAGCGCCGAGGTGGCCGGGTGGGACGGGTTCTTCCTCTGGGACCACCTGTTCGCGTTCCCGCCGGGACCGGTCGACGTCGTGGACCCGTGGATCGCCCTGGCGGTCGCGGCGACCCGGACGAGCCGCATCCGGCTCGGGACGGCGGTGACCCCGCTGCCGCGGCGCCGGCCCGTGAAGGTCGCGCGCGAGGTCACGACCCTGGACCACCTGGCGTCGGGACGGATCACGCTCGGCGTGGGGATCGGCGCGATGCCGTTCGAGTGGGACCACTGCGGCGAGGAGCCCGACGCGGTCGTGCGCGGCGACATGCTCGACGAGCACCTCGAGCTGCTGACCCGGCTGTGGTCGGGCGAGGTCGTGCGGCACGAGGGTGTGCACTACCGCGTGTCCGGCGACGACTGGGGTGGGCTGGCGCACCCGCCGCCGGTGCAGCGACCTCGCGTGCCGGTGTGGGTCGGCGGCACCTGGCCGGGCGGGCGGCCGTTCCGGCGTGCGGCCCGCTGGGACGGGGTCCTGCCCATGCGGGTCGACGGGCGGTGGACGGTGGCCGACACCGCGGACGTGACCGCGTTCGTCGGGCGCCACCGGGCCGGCGACGCACCGTTCGACGTGGCGGTGCCCGGCGAGACCGATCCCGCCGACCCGGCCGCCGGGGACGAGGTCCGGGCGCACGCCGCCGCGGGGGCGACGTGGTGGGTCGAGGCGGTGCACCCGTGGCGGTTCGGGTACGAGGACGGCGGCGCCTGGCCCACGCAGGCGATCGAGGCGCGGATCGCGGCCGGTCCGCCGGTGCGCCGGTGA